Sequence from the Maribellus comscasis genome:
ACTGCGTCTGGACTCCAATAGGTACGAACATCAGAGAAAATCTGGGCTGTATTTGTTAACAGGTGCCCGAATAACATGGGTACCGCATTTAAACTGTCATTTTCAGTGGCAAAAACAAAGGCCTCACGAATCCCATTCCAGTCAAACGAACTATTTAAAATTGTTTCTGAAAAATCGCCGTTTGGATAGTAGTCGGTCCACTGACGTTGTCCCTGAAAACCTCCGGCAATAGCATTTCTTCCCAACGCTTCTTCGCCAAATCCGGCTTCTTTGAGTTTTGGATTCCCTATCATCAGATCCCTAAAAATCAAAGTCATTTTAACAACAATCTCCCATTCCCAGTCTTTTCTTTCGCGGTCACCCCGGACAAGCACATTATTATTGTCTTCTCCTTCAATACAATTTTCCCTGGTCCATTTCAGGGCTTTTTCATATTCCTCCTTATCGTAAATCTCTTCGTCAATCCGACGTTTTACTTCCGTCATATCAACAAATTCGGTTCGCATTCCAAGATAGTCCTGGAAAAAATCCGGATTCACCATCGAACCTGCAATTCCCATCGAAGTATATCCCAGCGACAAATAAGTTTTGCCTTTCATTTGTGCAACTGCAAGAGCTGATTTTACAAAACGTAATATTTTTTCTTTTACATCTTCAGGTATGCTTTGGTCTCCTGCATCCTGCACATCCCGTCCATAAATTCCAAAAGCCGGCAAACCTTTCTGTGTATAACCAGCCAAAGCTGCTGCCAAATACACCGCTCCCGGACGTTCTGTTCCGTTAAATCCCCATACCGCTTTAGGAATCAAAGGACTGGCATCCATTACCTCGGTGCCGTAACACCAGCATGGAGTAACCGTTAAGGATACACCAACTCCTTCTTTTTCAAACTTGTCAGCACACATTGCAGCCTCTGCAACACCGCCAATGGTTGTATCTGCAATAACACATTCAATTTTTTCACCTCCCGGAAACCGTAAATTATCTTCAATAAGTTTCTGAGCGGCTTTTGCCATATTCATGGTTTGTTCTTCAAGAGATTCCCGAACACCTCTTTCACGCCCGTCGATAACCGGACGAATACCGACTTTAGGTAGTCTGCCTATTAATCTGTTTGTCATTTTTATTGGTTTATTTAAAATGTTTTTATGAATTATTATTCAAAAATACAGAACTATTCCACACTATGCTGTCCTGTACTGTGCTGCAATTTACAAAACTTTTATTTATTTCTTTTTGCAGTAACATTTATTAACAAATAAAATTTCAGGGAGAAGCTTTAATTCACAATTCGTACCACAATCCTCATTATCGCGAATTTTCAGATTCGTTCTACAATCATTTTGAAATCAAAATATTACAACACACAAAACTCACCCCTAAATCAAACAACGCACAAACCAATAAAACAAAAGTTCATAAACAAAACAAAGAAAGACCTAAACATCTGATTTACAACCAATAAAACACGAAAAAACTTAACAAAACTGTTGTCAAATATTTTTACTTTTGAAAAAAACAAACCAAAGAATACATGAAAAATTTTACTATCTGCTTCACCGCCTTGTTTGTATTTGGTCTATTCTTTACAGCAACTTCGTCGGCCACGGAAAGTGACAACATCTACAAAAAACTCACGGTTCAGCTATGCGACAGTCTGATAAATGCAAATGAAACCAATCCGAATTTTGTGATTATTGATGTTCGGACTCCTAGTCAATGGCTGGCTGAACATCTGCAAGGTTCGATAAACAGGAATTACTATGATTCTGATTTTACAGAACAACTCGATGCACTTCCCAGGCACAAAACTTATTTAATTCACTGTCAGTCAGGAGGCAGAAGCAGCGGTACATTTACAAAAATGCAAAATTTAGGTTTTGCCGAGGTCTATGACATGCAGGGAGGAATAAGTTCATGGAAAAGTGCTTCGCTGCCAACCACTTCTGAAATAGCCCCGAAACTCATGCTGGTTTCAAAAGAAGAAATAAGGGGAACATCAAATACCGATTCGATAAAAATTACTGTAACCAATCGTGCCAACGATATCTTAAGCTTTAGTTCTCTTGAGCTTTTTGACATTCACAACACCTATTCTGATTTTGATGTGGAGCTGGAATTGGAGGGTGCCGAAGATTATACATTTTATGTATTTCATGAACCCGGATATACAGAAACTGATTCAACCTGCATTATATTGGAAAGCAACGGAGGGCAACTGGATATAGATGTGGTTTTCAAAAATGGTGTTATCCAAACCATTCCGGAACAGGAAATTGCCGGTTATATGATTTTTCCAAATCCGGCCAGTGACTATTTACAATTTAACGCCAACACAGTGCAGTTGATTGACAAAATCAGAATTATTGATATTACAGGAAAAACCATTCTGCTGGCAAATAATTTTGATCCGGCAGGAAAATTAGATATTGGTGAACTGCCAACGGGAATTCATATTTTAACCCTTTATAGTGGTAAAATTACACAGACTCAAAAAATTGTGATAAACCGTTAAGAAAACATAATTCAGTATTGTCTTTCTTAATTTTACTTTTACCCGGTGTTTCGTTTTCCAAAAAGCCATTATATTCGCGTAGCCGTCAATTAAAAACAATTGAAACCATGCCGGAAAACACCCTGCAAAAAAAATTTAAGTTTACAGTTTCTTTTCTCTTTTTTATATATGGGAGCCTTTTTTTTCCATTTGTTATTTCAGGACAAACCCTTTACGGAAAAATCGTCAATGAGCAAAACGAACCTGTGCCTTATGCCACAATTTTTGTTTCAGAAACCCGTGAAGGAACCATTTCAAATGCTGATGGAAATTACAATCTGAATCTTGAAAAAGGCACTTATCATTTTTTAATTCGGTCACTCGGATATCAGCAAATTGAAAAAGAGATAACG
This genomic interval carries:
- a CDS encoding L-fucose isomerase, which produces MTNRLIGRLPKVGIRPVIDGRERGVRESLEEQTMNMAKAAQKLIEDNLRFPGGEKIECVIADTTIGGVAEAAMCADKFEKEGVGVSLTVTPCWCYGTEVMDASPLIPKAVWGFNGTERPGAVYLAAALAGYTQKGLPAFGIYGRDVQDAGDQSIPEDVKEKILRFVKSALAVAQMKGKTYLSLGYTSMGIAGSMVNPDFFQDYLGMRTEFVDMTEVKRRIDEEIYDKEEYEKALKWTRENCIEGEDNNNVLVRGDRERKDWEWEIVVKMTLIFRDLMIGNPKLKEAGFGEEALGRNAIAGGFQGQRQWTDYYPNGDFSETILNSSFDWNGIREAFVFATENDSLNAVPMLFGHLLTNTAQIFSDVRTYWSPDAVKRVTGKELTGLAKFGIIHLINSGSTTMDATAQQKDEQGNPVMKPFWDVTEEDVTRCMENTRFCPANKGYFRGGGYSSQFKTEGEMPVTMSRINLVKGQGPVLQIAEGYTVDLDEDIHKVLDKRTDPTWPTTWFVPKLTGKGAFKDVYSVMANWGANHGAISYGHIGADLITMASILRIPVCMHNVDEESIFRPSAWNAFGEDKEGADYRACDNFGPVYK
- a CDS encoding rhodanese-like domain-containing protein, which encodes MKNFTICFTALFVFGLFFTATSSATESDNIYKKLTVQLCDSLINANETNPNFVIIDVRTPSQWLAEHLQGSINRNYYDSDFTEQLDALPRHKTYLIHCQSGGRSSGTFTKMQNLGFAEVYDMQGGISSWKSASLPTTSEIAPKLMLVSKEEIRGTSNTDSIKITVTNRANDILSFSSLELFDIHNTYSDFDVELELEGAEDYTFYVFHEPGYTETDSTCIILESNGGQLDIDVVFKNGVIQTIPEQEIAGYMIFPNPASDYLQFNANTVQLIDKIRIIDITGKTILLANNFDPAGKLDIGELPTGIHILTLYSGKITQTQKIVINR